The genomic window attttttttcaaaAGCATTCCTTGTTCGAGACTGACTGGACTGTTCGAGCGGGAAGCATCTACACAGTTTCGCCTTTCACATAGTCTCCGACCGTTTTCAACTTACGATACCCCCCCCGAAGAAGCAAACATGTCTGGCGCTGAGAACACCGAGCCCAAGGTCGAGGAGACCAAGCCCATCGAGACCACAGAGCAGGTATGAGCCGCCCTTCCTGCAGACActtgtcttgtccttgtcccgCACTGAAACCCATCGACGGTGCTGTCCATGGTGGCGGCTGCTGTCGGCCGTTGGGACTTTGGTCCATGGCCGACTATGCGCCCGCGTCTTCATGTGCGGTTCTAAAGTTGATGCTTTGGTGGGATATTTGGGGAAAAGTCGTCTGGTGGCGCGATTATGCTACGCCTTGCTTGCGAATCTCTTTGTTCTCGTCAGATGCTAATTGTATGATGGCTAGGCTACTGGTTCCGCTTCCGATCCCgcccctgccgccgctgatGAGAAGCCAGTAACCTCGTCGGCCGTATTCTCCATGTTTGGAGGCGGcgcgaagaaggagaagaaggacgaggacgaggaccgTGGCGACACTTCTGGTAGCGCCAAGGCCCAGCGAGAAGCCGCCAAGGCTGAGGCTGGCGAGGTAcgttgtttgtttgtttttcACGCGCGAATCTCGGAATAATGGTTgtgcgatgatgatgacttgaGAAGTGCTTGGACTGTGTTGGCAGGTCTGGATGGTGGATGCCCGGAAGTAGATGACTGACCATGTTCACCGCTGCAGGAAGATGCCCCCGAGAGCGAGGATGTCCATTTTGAGCCCGTCATCAAGCTCACTGAAAAGgtcgagaccaagaccaacgaGGAGTCCGAGGAGCAGCTGTTCAAAATGCGCGCAAAGTTGTTCAAGTTCTCCAAGGAATCTAGCGAATGGAAGGAGCGAGGAACTGGTGATGTTCGCCTGCTCAAGCACAAGGAGAATGGCAAGACCAGACTGGTTATGCGACGCGACAAGACTCTCAAGGTCTGCGCTAACCACTACAGTAAGTTTCTTGTCCCTCTAACCACTGTGGATGCTGTGGACGCCATGAATGTGGGTGGATGACGGGGGTTGTTCAGGAATCAGAGCGACTGACCCTTTTGTGTGCTAGTTGTGCCCGAGATGAAGCTTTCTCCCAACGTTGGTTCGGACCGCAGCTGGGTATGGAATGCCGCTGCTGATGTCAGTGAGGGCGAACCCGAGGCTTGCACTCTTGCCATTCGCTTCGCAAACTCTGAGAGTGAGTCTGACACCACATTACTTTTGTACGCGAGCGACCCTGTACTGACGCGCATGCTGTAGACGCCAATCTCTTCAAGGATGCTTTCTTGAAGGCCCAGAAGGAGAACGAGGTGATTTTCGGCAAGGAGGAGGGATCGACTGCCAAGTCTGAATAAGTGTCCAGACGCTCAGCCATGCAGAAATCGTCACGGGCTCTTGCAGTCCATGAACCACGAAGAGCTGCTGCTCCCTGCCACCAACCTGACATCACTGCCCTCCCCCCTTTAACCCTTATCCCATCGTCACATCAGCGTTCAGTGTCACCCCAGCAGCGAAAATATTGTGTCCTTGGAACCAACGCCCCCAATACTGAAGCCAacccgaaaaaaagaagaaaaaaaaaactacaAACTCTCTATTTTTTTGTTACAAAATTCACTGAATTGGGAACCATTCGGAAAGgaggtgatgatgaagacggctaTGAATGAGATGAAAAATGGAGTAGTTGAATGGACAATTCATGGGTTGAGGAACAGAGAATGCGGGCAGGAATTGGACCACCCAAGCGGTGCAAAATCCCCCCCCTCCCAAGCAGGGATCGCGAATGGTAGATAGCATTTCGGAAGCATCAGGTCACAACACAAAGTAATAAATGCAATGTCAAATGGAAATGGGGATGCTTGTGAGCGAGGGGGGCGAGACTTGCAGCCGCATGCGTAGGGTTGAATCAATATCGGGGCATTTCTGCTGTCGGCAGggagagcagagcagagcagagcagacGGTCCATCAAATGGTTGGTTGATGCAGGCAGCACCGGCATTGGCTCACACCaaaggtacggagtacctgggACTGCACTGGAGCATGGGCCCGAGCGCCCAGGTGGCAGGTCAAGtctgggtactccgtacgccggGCGCCAGATGAGCACAtgcacttgagcacttgagcacttgcACGAGGCTAGCACTAAGGCCTTGAAATGTGCGCCAAGCTGTCATTGAATGGACATTGATGGCCA from Metarhizium brunneum chromosome 2, complete sequence includes these protein-coding regions:
- the sbp1 gene encoding Ran-specific GTPase-activating protein 1, producing the protein MSGAENTEPKVEETKPIETTEQATGSASDPAPAAADEKPVTSSAVFSMFGGGAKKEKKDEDEDRGDTSGSAKAQREAAKAEAGEEDAPESEDVHFEPVIKLTEKVETKTNEESEEQLFKMRAKLFKFSKESSEWKERGTGDVRLLKHKENGKTRLVMRRDKTLKVCANHYIVPEMKLSPNVGSDRSWVWNAAADVSEGEPEACTLAIRFANSENANLFKDAFLKAQKENEVIFGKEEGSTAKSE